In one window of Meiothermus sp. DNA:
- the thrC gene encoding threonine synthase, whose product MIRYYSTRDPHKNLVRFEEALLKGLAPDGGLYVPDQIPKLDPDLWQRANSIAEVGVAVLREWLKDEIPLADLEAIVRDALNFPCPLVKLSDDLYVLELFHGPTLSFKDFGARTMARLMQYFLRKRGERRIILVATSGDTGSAVADGFAGQDNIEVVLLYPKGKVSEVQERQLITERQGVRSFAVEGTFDDCQRMVKEAFVDPELSHLPLSSANSINIGRLLPQALYYLWAAGQINNRPLSPTGGGGRGVGAEINFCVPSGNLGNLMAGVLAALMGQPVHRFIAAHNDNHFFPDFLQGKVEAYQFHPTIATLSNAMDVGSPSNFERLYTLLGSERLRSWIWGTTVSNESTLERMKETHDKYGYTACPHTAVGLEAQTRYRRETGDPTPLISLACAHPAKFPDVVLRALGQEPPREEALESLYSRPTRVQTIGATLSALKAHLL is encoded by the coding sequence ATGATTCGCTACTACAGCACCCGCGACCCCCACAAAAACCTGGTGCGCTTCGAGGAGGCCCTGCTCAAAGGGCTAGCGCCGGACGGCGGCCTGTACGTACCTGACCAGATTCCCAAGCTCGACCCAGACCTGTGGCAGCGGGCCAACTCCATTGCCGAGGTGGGAGTGGCGGTTCTGAGAGAATGGCTGAAGGATGAAATACCTCTGGCCGACCTCGAGGCCATCGTGCGAGATGCCCTGAATTTTCCCTGCCCGCTGGTGAAGCTCTCGGACGATTTATATGTGCTCGAGCTTTTCCATGGCCCCACCCTTTCCTTCAAGGATTTTGGCGCCCGCACCATGGCCCGCCTGATGCAGTATTTTCTGCGCAAGCGGGGCGAGCGCCGCATTATTTTGGTGGCCACCTCCGGCGACACCGGCAGCGCAGTGGCCGACGGCTTTGCAGGCCAGGACAACATCGAGGTGGTGCTGCTCTACCCCAAGGGCAAGGTGAGCGAGGTGCAGGAACGCCAGCTCATCACCGAGCGCCAGGGCGTGCGCAGCTTTGCCGTGGAGGGCACCTTCGACGACTGCCAGCGCATGGTCAAGGAAGCTTTCGTAGACCCCGAGCTTTCGCACCTGCCCCTGAGCAGTGCCAACTCCATCAACATCGGGCGGCTGTTGCCGCAAGCCCTTTACTATCTGTGGGCCGCCGGTCAGATCAACAACCGCCCCCTCTCCCCTACGGGGGGAGGGGGCCGGGGGGTGGGGGCGGAAATCAACTTTTGTGTTCCCAGCGGTAACCTAGGCAACCTTATGGCCGGCGTGCTGGCCGCCCTGATGGGCCAGCCGGTGCACCGGTTTATCGCTGCCCACAACGACAACCACTTCTTCCCCGACTTCCTGCAGGGCAAAGTTGAGGCCTATCAGTTCCACCCCACCATCGCCACCCTATCCAACGCCATGGACGTGGGCTCGCCCAGCAACTTCGAGCGCCTGTACACGCTTTTGGGGAGTGAACGGCTGCGTTCGTGGATTTGGGGAACCACTGTCTCCAACGAATCTACGCTCGAGCGCATGAAAGAAACCCACGATAAATACGGCTATACCGCCTGTCCGCACACCGCCGTTGGCCTGGAGGCCCAGACGCGTTACCGCCGGGAAACCGGCGACCCCACCCCCCTCATCAGCCTGGCCTGCGCCCATCCAGCCAAGTTCCCGGACGTGGTCTTGCGGGCCCTGGGCCAAGAACCTCCCAGGGAGGAGGCTCTGGAAAGCCTGTATAGCCGCCCCACCCGCGTACAAACCATCGGCGCTACCCTGTCCGCCCTCAAGGCCCACTTACTGTAG
- a CDS encoding nitrilase-related carbon-nitrogen hydrolase, with protein MNVALVHLATRETPEATLEAALALLEQAHRQGAEVAVLPELFPSVYRYEEAHKTPGVLSAVAQFCKQSGLTVVAGVLEPHQDRYANRAQVIGPEGLRATYTKTHLIPAFNEPAHMTPGQDLVHLGLKGFQAGIAICFDLRFPELFRAYALEGVDLFLIPSAWPMSRSYAWELFCKARAAENQAYLIAVNHAEDPFGAASLAIDPMGMEMLRLEAEGVGVVALDPSYPARLRQEFPVFPQRRPELYAGLLKSPTSK; from the coding sequence ATGAACGTAGCCCTGGTTCACCTGGCCACCCGCGAAACCCCCGAAGCCACCCTCGAGGCTGCTCTGGCCCTGCTCGAGCAAGCCCACCGGCAAGGCGCCGAGGTCGCGGTGCTACCGGAGCTTTTTCCCAGCGTATACCGCTACGAGGAAGCCCACAAAACCCCCGGCGTGCTGTCTGCGGTTGCCCAGTTTTGCAAACAGTCCGGCCTCACAGTGGTGGCAGGGGTTCTCGAGCCCCATCAAGACCGCTACGCCAACCGGGCGCAGGTGATCGGGCCCGAGGGCCTGCGGGCCACCTACACCAAAACCCACCTCATCCCCGCTTTCAACGAACCCGCTCACATGACCCCCGGACAAGACCTGGTACACCTGGGGCTCAAGGGCTTTCAGGCTGGCATTGCCATCTGCTTCGACCTGCGCTTTCCCGAACTCTTCCGCGCGTATGCCCTGGAAGGGGTCGACCTGTTCTTGATTCCTTCGGCCTGGCCCATGAGCCGCAGCTACGCCTGGGAACTCTTTTGCAAGGCTCGAGCCGCCGAGAATCAGGCTTATCTGATTGCTGTTAACCACGCTGAAGACCCCTTTGGTGCCGCCAGCCTGGCCATTGACCCCATGGGTATGGAGATGCTGCGACTCGAAGCCGAGGGGGTGGGCGTGGTGGCGCTTGACCCCAGCTATCCAGCCCGGCTACGCCAGGAGTTTCCGGTGTTTCCCCAGCGCCGCCCAGAGCTTTACGCGGGCCTCTTAAAAAGCCCCACCAGCAAGTAA
- a CDS encoding V-type ATP synthase subunit D, translated as MAEQVSPTRSTLLAKRDQKRLALQGVDLLKNKRDALIGEFFALVQDSLKAREALNSAAKDAYFSLLIAKAFDTPEAVESLSGTPIDVHMEVESLYGVKVPKISAPSSDGSLAFSPIGVGAKTLEAATAFRRLAEAIIAVANTENRLRKIGEEIKKTNRRVNALEQISIPEINEQIKFVTDTLDQRALEEVTTLKRIKAAILRREAEETGEVSAHIEKGAGL; from the coding sequence ATGGCTGAACAAGTCTCACCTACACGCTCCACCCTGCTGGCCAAGCGCGACCAAAAGCGACTGGCCTTGCAAGGCGTTGACCTGCTGAAGAACAAGCGGGATGCCCTGATTGGCGAGTTTTTTGCTCTGGTGCAAGACTCGCTCAAAGCCCGCGAGGCCCTGAACAGCGCAGCCAAGGACGCCTACTTCAGCTTGCTGATAGCCAAGGCTTTCGATACCCCGGAGGCGGTGGAGTCGCTTTCGGGTACTCCCATCGATGTACACATGGAAGTGGAAAGCCTCTATGGGGTAAAAGTACCCAAGATTTCTGCGCCCAGCTCCGACGGTAGCCTGGCCTTCAGCCCGATTGGGGTGGGCGCCAAAACCCTCGAGGCCGCCACAGCCTTTCGCAGGCTGGCCGAAGCCATCATCGCTGTGGCCAACACCGAGAACCGCTTGCGCAAAATCGGCGAAGAGATCAAGAAAACCAACCGCCGGGTCAACGCCCTGGAGCAAATTTCCATTCCCGAGATCAACGAGCAAATCAAGTTCGTCACCGATACCCTCGACCAGCGGGCGCTGGAAGAGGTGACCACCCTCAAGCGCATCAAGGCCGCCATTTTGCGGCGTGAGGCCGAGGAAACCGGTGAGGTCTCGGCGCATATCGAAAAGGGTGCTGGGTTGTAA